The following are encoded together in the Arthrobacter sp. Y-9 genome:
- the carB gene encoding carbamoyl-phosphate synthase large subunit: MPKRTDLKSVLVIGSGPIVIGQAAEFDYSGTQALRVLKEEGLRVILVNSNPATIMTDPEFADATYVEPITPEVVEKIIAKERPDAVLPTLGGQTALNTAIALDKNGVLAKYDVELIGANIAAIELGEDREKFKGVVERCGAESAKSHIIHTMDEALAAAEDLGYPMVVRPSFTMGGLGSGLAYNESDLRRIVGQGLQYSPTSEVLLEESILGWKEYELEMMRDKNDNVVVVCSIENFDPVGVHTGDSITVAPALTLTDREYQKLRDVAIAVIREVGVDTGGCNIQFAVNPETGRVVVIEMNPRVSRSSALASKATGFAIAKIATKLSLGYTLDEIPNDITQKTPASFEPTLDYVVVKVPRFAFEKFPAADPTLTTTMKSVGEAMALGRNFTEALQKALRSLEQKGATLDFNHVPEWEVEELLEKAKRPTTERLHQVQRALLGGATVEQVFEATKIDPWFLDQLQLLNEVAGTIRSSEALTPEMLRLAKRHGFSDAQIGALTNNPEAVVRGVRQALSIRPVYKTVDTCAAEFAAYTPYHYSSYDEEDEVGLHSKPSVIILGSGPNRIGQGIEFDYSCVHASMALRKAGYETVMVNCNPETVSTDYDVSTRLYFEPLTLEDVLEVIAAEERTGGVMGVFVQLGGQTPLKLAQELADAGVPILGTQPEAIDLAEHRGEFSRVLDNAGLIAPKNGTAVSFDDAKKIADEIGYPVLVRPSYVLGGRGMEIVYDEANLSRYIANATEITPDHPVLIDRFLEDAVEIDVDALFDGTDMYLGGIMEHIEEAGVHSGDSACVLPPITLGKNVIERVRNATRAIAEGVGVRGLINIQFALASDVLYVLEANPRASRTVPFVSKATGVQMAKAAALIGVGVTIHQLRTAYKMLPEQGDGANLPLEAPVAVKEAVLPFSRFRTEDGHVVDSLLGPEMRSTGEVMGIDKHFDTAFAKSQAGANNPLPREGRVFVSVANRDKRAVILAVKRLSDLGYEIVSTGGTAEVLQRNGIQATLVRKVAEGQGSGEGENTIVDRIVAGEIDMVFNTPSGGEARGDGYEIRAAATSIGIPCITTVAEFNVAVQAMEAIRTYEWDVTSLQEHAANLAAVRNG, encoded by the coding sequence ATGCCGAAACGTACAGACCTCAAGAGTGTCCTGGTCATCGGGTCCGGACCCATCGTCATCGGCCAGGCGGCCGAGTTCGACTACTCCGGCACGCAGGCCCTGCGTGTCCTGAAGGAGGAGGGCCTGCGGGTCATCCTGGTCAACTCCAACCCGGCCACCATCATGACCGACCCCGAATTCGCCGACGCCACCTACGTCGAGCCGATCACTCCCGAGGTGGTCGAGAAGATCATCGCCAAGGAGCGCCCCGACGCGGTCCTGCCGACCCTGGGCGGCCAGACGGCCCTCAACACGGCGATCGCGCTGGACAAGAACGGCGTGCTGGCCAAGTACGACGTCGAGCTGATCGGCGCGAACATCGCCGCGATCGAGCTGGGTGAGGACCGCGAGAAGTTCAAGGGCGTGGTCGAGCGCTGTGGCGCAGAGAGCGCCAAGAGCCACATCATCCACACCATGGACGAGGCCCTCGCGGCCGCCGAGGACCTCGGCTACCCCATGGTCGTCCGCCCGTCCTTCACCATGGGCGGCCTGGGCTCCGGCCTGGCGTACAACGAGAGCGATCTGCGCCGCATCGTCGGCCAGGGCCTCCAGTACAGCCCCACCAGCGAGGTGCTGCTCGAAGAGAGCATCCTCGGCTGGAAGGAGTACGAGCTGGAGATGATGCGCGACAAGAACGACAACGTCGTGGTCGTGTGCTCCATCGAGAACTTCGATCCGGTGGGCGTCCACACGGGTGACTCCATCACCGTGGCGCCGGCCCTGACGCTGACCGACCGCGAGTACCAGAAGCTGCGCGACGTCGCGATCGCCGTCATCCGTGAGGTCGGCGTCGACACCGGTGGCTGCAACATCCAGTTCGCCGTGAACCCGGAGACCGGCCGCGTGGTGGTCATCGAGATGAACCCGCGCGTGTCCCGCTCCTCGGCCCTGGCGTCCAAGGCGACCGGCTTCGCGATCGCCAAGATCGCCACGAAGCTCTCGCTCGGCTACACCCTGGATGAGATCCCCAACGACATCACCCAGAAGACCCCGGCTTCCTTCGAGCCGACCCTCGACTACGTCGTGGTCAAGGTCCCGCGCTTCGCGTTCGAGAAGTTCCCGGCGGCGGACCCGACCCTGACGACCACCATGAAGAGCGTCGGCGAAGCCATGGCCCTCGGCCGCAACTTCACCGAGGCCCTCCAGAAGGCCCTCCGCTCGCTCGAGCAGAAGGGCGCCACGCTGGACTTCAACCACGTCCCCGAGTGGGAGGTGGAGGAGCTCCTGGAGAAGGCCAAGCGCCCCACCACCGAGCGTCTGCACCAGGTGCAGCGTGCCCTCCTGGGCGGCGCCACGGTCGAGCAGGTCTTCGAGGCCACCAAGATCGACCCCTGGTTCCTGGACCAGCTCCAGCTCCTCAACGAGGTCGCCGGCACCATCCGCAGCAGCGAGGCCCTGACGCCGGAGATGCTGCGCCTGGCGAAGCGTCACGGCTTCTCGGACGCCCAGATCGGCGCCCTGACCAACAACCCGGAGGCCGTGGTCCGCGGCGTGCGCCAGGCGCTCTCCATCCGCCCGGTCTACAAGACCGTGGACACCTGCGCCGCCGAGTTCGCCGCGTACACCCCGTACCACTACTCGTCCTACGACGAGGAGGACGAGGTGGGCCTGCACTCCAAGCCGTCAGTCATCATCCTCGGCTCCGGCCCGAACCGCATCGGCCAGGGCATCGAGTTCGACTACTCCTGCGTGCACGCCTCCATGGCGCTGCGCAAGGCCGGCTACGAGACCGTCATGGTCAACTGCAACCCGGAGACCGTGTCCACGGACTACGACGTGTCCACCCGCCTGTACTTCGAGCCCCTCACCCTGGAGGACGTGCTCGAGGTCATCGCGGCGGAGGAGCGCACCGGCGGTGTCATGGGCGTGTTCGTCCAGCTCGGCGGCCAGACGCCGCTCAAGCTGGCCCAGGAACTGGCTGACGCCGGCGTCCCGATCCTCGGCACCCAGCCGGAGGCCATCGACCTCGCCGAGCACCGTGGCGAGTTCTCCCGCGTGCTGGACAACGCCGGCCTGATCGCCCCGAAGAACGGCACCGCCGTCTCCTTCGACGACGCCAAGAAGATCGCCGATGAGATCGGGTACCCGGTCCTGGTGCGCCCGTCCTACGTGCTGGGCGGCCGCGGCATGGAGATCGTCTACGACGAGGCCAACCTGTCCCGTTACATCGCCAACGCCACCGAGATCACCCCGGACCACCCGGTCCTGATCGACCGCTTCCTTGAGGACGCCGTCGAGATCGACGTCGACGCCCTCTTCGACGGCACCGACATGTACCTGGGCGGCATCATGGAGCACATCGAGGAGGCCGGCGTCCACTCCGGTGACTCCGCCTGTGTGCTGCCTCCGATCACCCTCGGCAAGAACGTGATCGAGCGTGTCCGCAACGCCACCCGCGCCATCGCGGAGGGTGTGGGCGTGCGTGGCCTCATCAACATCCAGTTCGCCCTCGCCTCGGACGTCCTGTACGTGCTGGAAGCCAACCCCCGCGCCTCCCGCACCGTGCCGTTCGTCTCCAAAGCCACCGGCGTGCAGATGGCGAAGGCGGCCGCGCTGATCGGCGTCGGCGTCACGATCCACCAGCTCCGCACCGCGTACAAGATGCTCCCCGAGCAGGGCGACGGCGCGAACCTCCCGCTGGAGGCCCCGGTGGCCGTCAAGGAGGCCGTGCTGCCCTTCAGCCGCTTCCGCACCGAGGACGGCCACGTGGTCGACTCCCTGCTCGGCCCGGAGATGCGCTCGACCGGTGAGGTCATGGGCATCGACAAGCACTTCGACACGGCGTTCGCCAAGAGCCAGGCCGGCGCGAACAACCCGCTGCCCCGTGAGGGCCGCGTGTTCGTCTCGGTCGCGAACCGTGACAAGCGCGCCGTGATCCTGGCGGTCAAGCGCCTCTCGGATCTGGGCTACGAGATCGTGTCCACCGGTGGCACTGCGGAGGTGCTCCAGCGCAACGGCATCCAGGCGACCCTCGTGCGCAAGGTCGCCGAGGGCCAGGGCTCCGGCGAGGGCGAGAACACGATCGTGGACCGCATCGTCGCCGGCGAGATCGACATGGTCTTCAACACCCCGTCCGGTGGCGAAGCCCGCGGGGACGGCTACGAGATCCGCGCAGCGGCCACCTCGATCGGCATCCCGTGCATCACCACGGTCGCGGAGTTCAACGTGGCCGTGCAGGCCATGGAGGCCATCCGCACCTACGAATGGGATGTCACCAGCCTGCAGGAGCACGCGGCGAACCTCGCGGCGGTCCGCAATGGCTGA
- the pyrF gene encoding orotidine-5'-phosphate decarboxylase: MADQTTTAGAGFGARLAEAMASLGPLCVGIDPHPGLLEAWGLDDSAVGLKEFSARVLEAAAGRVAAIKPQVALYERHGSAGLAVLEGLLADAASAGVLTIADAKRGDIGSTMAAYADAWLSPSSPLAADAVTLSPYLGFESLRPALDLAAAHGRGVFVLALTSNPEGASVQHVGGEASVARRIIEAAAAENAGASGLGSVGLVVGATVGAAIDELGLDLAALNGPILAPGLGAQGATAEDMRRTFGAAYPFVLGTSSRDILKDGPSVQGLVAGIERTLAGLR, encoded by the coding sequence ATGGCTGACCAGACCACGACGGCGGGCGCCGGCTTCGGCGCCCGCCTGGCGGAGGCCATGGCCTCCCTCGGTCCCCTCTGCGTGGGCATCGACCCGCACCCCGGTCTCCTGGAGGCCTGGGGGCTGGACGACTCGGCCGTGGGGCTCAAGGAGTTCTCCGCACGTGTCCTGGAGGCCGCCGCGGGCCGCGTGGCCGCCATCAAGCCCCAGGTGGCCCTGTACGAGCGGCACGGTTCGGCCGGCCTGGCGGTTCTCGAGGGTCTGCTCGCGGACGCCGCCTCGGCCGGGGTGCTGACGATCGCCGACGCCAAGCGCGGTGACATCGGCTCCACGATGGCCGCCTATGCAGACGCGTGGCTGTCGCCGTCGTCGCCTCTCGCGGCGGACGCCGTGACGCTCAGCCCGTACCTCGGCTTCGAGTCGCTCCGTCCGGCCCTCGACCTCGCGGCGGCCCACGGCCGCGGCGTGTTCGTCCTGGCGCTCACCTCCAACCCGGAGGGCGCGAGCGTCCAGCACGTCGGGGGAGAGGCCTCCGTGGCCCGTCGGATCATCGAGGCGGCCGCGGCGGAGAACGCCGGCGCGTCCGGTCTGGGCTCGGTAGGACTCGTCGTCGGCGCGACCGTCGGTGCGGCGATCGACGAGCTGGGTCTCGACCTCGCCGCGCTCAACGGCCCCATCCTGGCTCCCGGCCTCGGGGCCCAGGGCGCCACGGCCGAGGACATGCGCCGGACCTTCGGCGCGGCCTACCCCTTCGTCCTGGGCACGTCCAGCCGCGACATCCTCAAGGACGGCCCGTCCGTCCAGGGGCTCGTGGCGGGCATCGAGAGGACGCTCGCCGGCCTGCGCTGA
- the mihF gene encoding integration host factor, actinobacterial type yields MSLRVLTSTERSAALAKAAAARQVRARLKEALKSGELTVPQVLAQAEDDPAIARLKVSELLESFPGIGRVRSQAIMTQLRIAPSRRVRGLGVHQRKALIDFLEDK; encoded by the coding sequence ATGAGCCTGCGAGTTCTGACCAGCACGGAACGAAGTGCCGCCCTTGCGAAAGCAGCAGCGGCCCGTCAGGTCCGTGCTCGCCTCAAAGAGGCGCTGAAATCCGGGGAACTGACCGTGCCGCAGGTCCTGGCGCAGGCGGAGGATGACCCCGCCATCGCACGGCTCAAGGTCTCCGAACTGCTCGAGTCCTTCCCGGGCATCGGCCGCGTCAGGTCGCAGGCGATCATGACGCAATTGCGCATCGCCCCGTCACGCAGGGTCCGGGGCCTCGGCGTCCACCAGCGCAAGGCCCTGATAGATTTTCTGGAAGACAAATAG
- the gmk gene encoding guanylate kinase: MSSLSGLTVLAGPTAVGKGTVSTYIRDNYPQVWLSVSATTRPPRPGEQEGVHYFFKSAEEFDRLAEEGEFLEWAVVHGVNRYGTLRSTVEAALADGKHVLLEIDLQGARQVKASVPDARFVFLAPPSWDEMVRRLVGRGTESPEEQQRRLETAKLELAAEPEFDHTVVNDDVRRAADELVQLMGLTPNPR; the protein is encoded by the coding sequence GTGAGCTCACTTTCCGGTCTCACCGTGCTCGCCGGACCCACCGCGGTCGGCAAGGGCACGGTCTCCACGTACATCCGTGACAACTACCCGCAGGTCTGGCTGTCGGTCTCCGCGACCACACGGCCCCCGCGGCCCGGGGAGCAGGAAGGCGTCCACTACTTCTTCAAGTCCGCCGAGGAGTTCGACCGGCTGGCCGAGGAGGGTGAATTCCTGGAGTGGGCCGTGGTGCACGGCGTCAACCGATACGGCACGCTGAGGAGCACGGTGGAGGCCGCACTGGCGGACGGGAAGCATGTCCTGCTGGAGATCGACCTTCAGGGAGCCCGCCAGGTCAAGGCCAGCGTCCCGGACGCCCGCTTCGTGTTCCTGGCCCCGCCGAGCTGGGATGAAATGGTCCGCCGACTGGTCGGCCGCGGCACGGAAAGCCCGGAGGAACAGCAGCGCCGGCTGGAAACCGCTAAACTGGAACTTGCTGCCGAGCCGGAGTTCGACCACACCGTGGTCAATGACGATGTCCGGCGTGCAGCCGACGAACTTGTCCAGCTGATGGGTTTGACCCCGAACCCTCGCTGA
- the rpoZ gene encoding DNA-directed RNA polymerase subunit omega, whose product MSTNLEGIINPPIDQLLEAADSKYGLVIFGAKRARQINAYYAQLNEGLFEYVGPLVETKMNEKPLSIALREINEGLLECKPVESTEEAE is encoded by the coding sequence GTGTCCACCAACCTTGAGGGCATCATCAACCCGCCGATCGATCAGCTGCTCGAAGCCGCTGACTCGAAGTACGGCCTGGTCATCTTCGGTGCCAAGCGTGCCCGCCAGATCAACGCGTACTACGCCCAGCTGAACGAGGGCCTCTTCGAGTACGTCGGTCCGCTCGTCGAGACCAAGATGAACGAGAAGCCGCTCTCCATCGCCCTGCGCGAGATCAACGAGGGCCTTCTGGAGTGCAAGCCGGTCGAGAGCACCGAAGAAGCCGAGTGA
- the coaBC gene encoding bifunctional phosphopantothenoylcysteine decarboxylase/phosphopantothenate--cysteine ligase CoaBC: MRIVLGVGGGIAAFKVASLLRLFTEQGHQVNVVPTEAALHFVGQATWEALSGHPVSTSVFEHVEQVNHVRLGQEADLVVVAPATANILARSAHGLADDLLGNTLLVATCPVLFAPAMHTEMWRHPATQANVATLRAHGAHVLDPDVGRLTGKDSGPGRLPEPQAIFAAAMALVSAPDEAHDAGSAGALLTGKRVLVSAGGTQEPLDPVRFLGNRSSGKQGIALAAAARDAGAAVTLVAAHVEVALPAGVDVVRVGTAEELREVMTREAASADVVLMAAAVADFRPAERSGTKIKKRAEGTDPVIELVRNPDILAELVRLRAEEGREQLILGFAAETGDDSGSVLEYARQKLERKGCDLLVVNHVGESKVFGQDVNSVEILSRTDREMQHVEGSKNLVAEAIVHRVAAELRG, from the coding sequence ATGCGGATCGTCCTGGGTGTCGGAGGAGGGATCGCGGCCTTCAAGGTCGCGTCCCTCCTTCGTCTTTTCACCGAACAGGGTCATCAGGTCAACGTCGTGCCCACGGAGGCGGCACTCCACTTCGTGGGGCAGGCCACCTGGGAGGCGCTGTCCGGCCATCCCGTGAGCACCTCCGTGTTCGAGCACGTGGAGCAGGTGAATCACGTCCGGCTCGGCCAGGAGGCCGATCTGGTGGTGGTCGCTCCGGCCACGGCCAACATCCTGGCCCGCTCGGCTCATGGCCTGGCCGACGATCTGCTCGGCAACACGCTCCTCGTCGCCACCTGTCCGGTGCTGTTCGCCCCCGCCATGCACACCGAGATGTGGCGGCACCCCGCGACGCAGGCCAATGTGGCGACCCTCCGCGCGCACGGCGCCCACGTGCTGGACCCCGACGTCGGTCGTCTGACCGGCAAGGACAGCGGTCCGGGCCGCCTTCCGGAGCCGCAGGCCATCTTCGCGGCCGCGATGGCGCTGGTCTCCGCTCCTGACGAGGCGCACGACGCCGGATCCGCCGGGGCGCTGCTGACCGGGAAGCGGGTGCTCGTCTCCGCCGGCGGCACGCAGGAGCCTCTCGATCCGGTCCGGTTCCTCGGCAACCGGTCGTCCGGCAAGCAGGGCATCGCCCTGGCCGCCGCGGCCCGCGACGCCGGCGCCGCGGTGACGCTCGTGGCCGCCCACGTGGAGGTCGCGCTTCCGGCGGGGGTCGACGTCGTGCGCGTGGGCACCGCCGAGGAACTGCGGGAGGTCATGACCCGCGAGGCGGCGTCCGCCGACGTCGTGCTCATGGCCGCTGCCGTGGCTGATTTCCGCCCCGCGGAACGGTCCGGCACCAAGATCAAGAAGCGGGCCGAGGGCACCGATCCGGTGATCGAGCTGGTCCGCAATCCCGACATCCTGGCCGAGCTGGTGCGGCTCCGTGCCGAGGAAGGCCGGGAACAGCTGATCCTGGGCTTCGCCGCGGAGACGGGCGATGATTCGGGCAGTGTCCTCGAGTACGCCCGCCAGAAGCTCGAGCGCAAGGGCTGTGACCTCCTGGTGGTGAACCACGTGGGGGAGTCGAAGGTCTTCGGTCAGGACGTGAATTCCGTGGAGATCCTGTCCCGGACCGACCGTGAGATGCAGCACGTGGAGGGTTCGAAGAACCTCGTGGCCGAGGCGATCGTGCACCGTGTCGCCGCGGAGTTGCGCGGCTGA
- the metK gene encoding methionine adenosyltransferase has translation MQNSSHTGLRLFTSESVTEGHPDKICDQISDSILDALLAADPESRVAVETMATTGLVHVAGEVTTDAYVEIPQIVRETILGIGYDSSANGFDGARCGVSVSIGQQSNDIADGVFNSIEAREGRTQDDYDLQGAGDQGIMFGYASDETSSYMPTPIWLAHRLSERLTEVRKNGELAYLRPDGKTQVTVGYDGDKPVSVETIVISSQHAEDAGLEQLRSDLQTHVITPVLATAELDTSSVRSILNPAGKFIIGGPVGDAGLTGRKIIVDTYGGFARHGGGAFSGKDPSKVDRSAAYAMRWVAKNVVAAGLARRAEIQIGYAIGQARPVGIYVETFGTETVDPARISDAINEVFDLRPRAIIDALDLKRPIYAKTAAHGHFGREEPEFTWERLDKVADLKAFFNA, from the coding sequence ATGCAGAATTCTTCGCACACCGGCCTCCGGCTGTTCACCTCCGAGTCCGTCACTGAGGGACACCCGGACAAGATCTGTGACCAGATCAGCGACTCCATTCTGGACGCGCTGCTGGCTGCGGACCCCGAGTCGCGGGTCGCCGTGGAGACCATGGCCACCACGGGCCTCGTCCACGTGGCGGGCGAGGTCACCACGGACGCCTATGTCGAGATTCCGCAGATCGTCCGCGAGACCATCCTGGGCATCGGGTACGACTCCTCGGCCAATGGCTTCGACGGCGCCCGCTGTGGCGTGTCCGTCTCGATCGGCCAGCAGTCCAATGACATCGCGGATGGCGTCTTCAACTCCATCGAAGCCCGTGAAGGCCGCACCCAGGACGACTACGATCTCCAGGGCGCCGGTGACCAGGGCATCATGTTCGGCTACGCGAGTGACGAGACGTCCAGCTACATGCCGACCCCCATCTGGCTCGCGCACCGCCTGTCCGAACGGCTCACCGAAGTCCGCAAGAACGGCGAGCTCGCCTACCTCCGTCCCGACGGCAAGACCCAGGTCACCGTGGGGTATGACGGGGACAAGCCCGTCTCGGTCGAGACCATCGTCATCTCCAGCCAGCACGCCGAGGACGCCGGCCTGGAGCAGCTGCGCAGCGATCTCCAGACTCACGTCATCACCCCCGTGCTCGCCACGGCGGAACTGGACACCTCTTCGGTCCGCAGCATCCTGAACCCGGCCGGCAAGTTCATCATCGGCGGTCCCGTGGGCGACGCCGGTCTGACCGGCCGCAAGATCATCGTGGACACCTACGGTGGTTTCGCCCGCCACGGTGGCGGAGCGTTCTCGGGCAAGGACCCGTCCAAGGTGGACCGCTCGGCGGCCTACGCCATGCGCTGGGTGGCCAAGAACGTGGTGGCCGCGGGGCTCGCGCGCCGCGCCGAGATCCAGATCGGCTACGCGATCGGCCAGGCCCGTCCGGTCGGCATCTACGTGGAGACCTTCGGCACCGAGACCGTGGATCCCGCGCGCATCAGTGACGCGATCAACGAGGTCTTCGATCTCCGCCCGCGCGCCATCATCGATGCCCTGGATCTGAAGCGCCCCATCTACGCCAAGACGGCCGCTCACGGTCACTTCGGCCGCGAAGAGCCCGAGTTCACCTGGGAGCGTCTCGACAAGGTCGCGGACCTCAAGGCCTTCTTCAACGCCTGA
- a CDS encoding primosomal protein N', which yields MPEPPEKLASTNPVARVVIESPLPHLDRPFDYLVPDALDGDAVAGARVRVRFAGRELHGYIVERREDSDSGTRLSVLDKVVSPVPVLTPEVLELCRLVAARYAGTVSDVLRLAIPGRVASCEKDWTPRVGDVEDVASLAESPAREEAWSRLGKGAAFLQHLRTGGSPRAVVTVPEGYGPHAWPELFAEAAVATLHSGRNALLVVPDRRDLDRLAAALAAHLPRGLVARLSAEDGPSVRYREYLRVLGGYARVVIGTRAASYAPLQNLGLVAIWDDGDDVHAEPRAPYPHARELLMIRSSQGEGAACVLAAHARSTEAERLVENGWAPSVEADRPLLRAVTPRVVNTADSYHQERDPLATAARLPHAAWQAAKEALARGPVLIQVARGGYAPTLLCAECSTPLRCSKCEGPLHVPATGAAPECRWCGTVHRTVTCRVCGSQRYTVAGNGVLRTAEQLGRAFPGARVVSSSAGRVKDVATGAGTLVVATLGAEPVAPEGYAAALLLDGDQMLRRENLRAAEETVRRWFNAAALVRPARDGGVVMITAEHDVAVGALVRWDPASFAARELAERRELHLPPAVRVAALTGPKDAVENLQQALAPLQEGDHEVRTVGPVPFDDGDYRTLCFIPFAVASEAARLLRAAKAAASAKRTHAAAQVRFDGLDLL from the coding sequence ATGCCCGAACCGCCGGAGAAGCTGGCCTCCACGAATCCTGTGGCACGAGTGGTCATCGAATCCCCGCTGCCTCATCTGGACCGGCCGTTCGACTATCTGGTGCCGGATGCTCTGGACGGCGACGCCGTCGCCGGGGCCCGGGTCAGGGTCCGGTTCGCGGGCCGGGAGCTGCACGGGTACATCGTCGAACGCCGGGAGGACAGCGACTCCGGCACGCGCCTGAGCGTGCTGGACAAGGTCGTCTCCCCGGTCCCGGTGCTCACGCCTGAGGTTCTGGAGCTCTGCCGTCTGGTCGCCGCCCGGTACGCGGGCACCGTGAGCGACGTCCTCCGGCTCGCCATTCCGGGCCGGGTGGCCAGCTGCGAGAAGGACTGGACGCCGCGGGTTGGGGATGTCGAGGACGTGGCGTCCCTGGCGGAGTCGCCTGCCCGCGAGGAGGCGTGGAGCCGCCTCGGCAAAGGCGCCGCCTTCCTTCAGCACCTTCGGACGGGTGGCAGCCCGCGCGCCGTCGTGACCGTGCCTGAAGGTTACGGTCCGCACGCGTGGCCGGAGCTCTTCGCGGAGGCCGCCGTCGCCACGCTGCACTCCGGACGCAATGCCCTGCTCGTGGTCCCGGACCGCCGGGACTTGGATCGTCTGGCCGCGGCCCTGGCTGCGCATCTGCCGCGCGGCCTCGTGGCGAGGCTCTCGGCCGAGGACGGCCCGTCCGTGCGGTACCGCGAGTATCTCCGCGTCCTGGGCGGCTATGCCCGCGTGGTCATCGGCACCCGGGCGGCGTCCTACGCGCCCCTCCAGAACCTGGGGCTGGTGGCGATCTGGGACGACGGCGACGACGTTCACGCAGAACCCCGCGCTCCGTACCCGCACGCCCGCGAACTCCTCATGATCCGCAGTTCCCAGGGGGAGGGCGCGGCGTGCGTCCTCGCGGCACATGCCCGGAGCACCGAGGCCGAACGCCTCGTGGAGAACGGCTGGGCGCCGTCGGTCGAAGCGGACCGCCCCTTGTTGCGCGCCGTCACCCCTCGAGTGGTCAACACGGCGGATTCCTATCATCAGGAACGGGACCCGTTGGCCACTGCCGCCCGGCTCCCGCATGCGGCCTGGCAGGCGGCCAAGGAGGCTTTGGCGCGTGGGCCGGTGCTCATCCAGGTGGCGCGGGGCGGGTATGCGCCCACCCTGCTCTGCGCCGAGTGCAGCACACCCTTGCGCTGTTCGAAGTGTGAAGGCCCTCTGCATGTTCCGGCCACCGGCGCCGCGCCTGAGTGCCGCTGGTGCGGCACGGTGCACCGGACCGTCACGTGCCGGGTCTGCGGGTCGCAGCGATACACGGTCGCCGGGAACGGTGTGCTCCGCACGGCCGAGCAGCTCGGCCGGGCGTTCCCCGGTGCACGGGTGGTCTCGTCGTCGGCCGGACGCGTGAAGGACGTGGCCACCGGAGCCGGGACTCTCGTCGTCGCGACGCTGGGCGCCGAGCCGGTCGCGCCCGAGGGGTACGCCGCCGCGCTCCTGCTGGACGGCGATCAGATGCTCCGGCGCGAGAACCTGCGGGCAGCGGAAGAGACGGTCCGCCGCTGGTTCAACGCGGCGGCGCTGGTCCGCCCGGCCCGGGACGGGGGAGTCGTCATGATCACGGCCGAGCACGACGTCGCCGTGGGTGCTCTGGTCCGCTGGGATCCTGCCTCCTTCGCCGCACGAGAGCTCGCCGAGCGCCGGGAGCTCCACCTGCCGCCCGCGGTCCGCGTCGCCGCGCTCACCGGGCCCAAGGATGCGGTCGAGAACCTGCAGCAGGCGCTGGCGCCGTTGCAGGAGGGCGACCATGAAGTGAGGACAGTGGGTCCTGTCCCATTCGACGACGGCGACTACCGCACGCTCTGCTTCATTCCCTTCGCCGTGGCTTCGGAGGCCGCGCGGCTCCTGCGGGCCGCCAAAGCCGCGGCCTCGGCGAAGCGCACTCACGCGGCGGCTCAGGTGCGCTTCGACGGCCTGGATCTGCTGTAG